The window GCACATggtcttttattttaattgtcatAGGTTGTCTGAACTGCAAGTTTAGATCTGCTGCTCTTGAGTTTATGCTATCGGTTTTAGACTCAAGTCTTGTACTGCCGGTAAGTTTTTTGTACATGATGTCAAGGTGTCTTATATCCTGCCCAAGCAGACAAATTCTGGCTTGCTCTTTTGTTCTCCCTGGACTATTTCAGGTTTTCCCTTATGGGATGATTGATAAAATTCTTATCTTGactgagcaaaaaaaaatatctcaGTGCATCAGACAGAGTTCATGGGTGCCTTTCTAGCTATATAGGATTAACGaaaaaacttaacaatttcTGAATACTCCAGGGGTGTACCTTCCTGGTTTAATGATACCGCTGACATCTTTGAGGATGCTTATCTTGGCTTCTTGTCTTAAACCTGACAGATTGGTTAAACCCTGTGACAAGcaggaaaaaagaaacttaGCCAACTTAAAAATAGGAAAAGGAAACTGATTTCAAATTTCTGAAGTGAGTTCCTGGTGATCAAAGGCTAATCAACTTCCCATGGCGTTTGATTATGGGAGAGCATAGCAGCTAAAGGACTCAATTACTGGAcgaatataaaaattatccACTGATGGACCCGGCAATGGATATTGAGAAAATTAGTATTCAACAATTCAAAGGGTTCAACAGATAGAAGTGGAACAGTCAAGACTGCCTTATGGGAAAGCTTAAGCCATATCAGGATTTATACCGTATAATTAGCACTTATAATGAAGGGCAAAAGCTTTTAAGCTCTGAAAAGTAAACCCAAATAATGAGCACAGGTACTCACTGAAAGCATGCTTTTAGTGGCGTTCCAGAGAGTGGGAAGAGGCTTGCCATGAACTAATTGGCATGCTGCTTCGACATTGAGATTCTTATATCTTACTTCCACAGTCGGTAACTTGACCCCTACCCTGAAAGACATATTAAGTTGTAACTTATAGATCACAATAACATATTCATAGTTGCCATTACCGCTAAAGTCTTACTTAGTTATATAGCTAAGCATTTAGAACGGAAGTGAATGTGTGCCAGAGAGAGAACAAGGACAAAAGAGAGGGATAATGATTTACTTGTCAATTCTGTCCCTAAGTTTCTGCAACAGACGCAGgttatcattttcaatttgtttGATGAGCTTCTCTACGAACATGTGCCGCTCATCAGCTCCAAGTTTGGTGACATTAACaacccttttttctttgaaatttccaTTGCCTGACGTTCCGTTTTCTTCCTTATCGTCAAACAAAGCAGTAGTAATCCGTTCAAACGTTGGCAATCTCTGAACTGCAGCCCATTGCAAATCatatccatcatcaacatcatcacctTCACTATGATGCGCCGAAATCACACTGCGGAAACTTGAGACATGGCTTCTGAATGAGGACCTGATGCTCTTTCCAATTTCTGATAACTCAATCCGCATAGATTCTATCTCGTCATGACCCACCAGTTGAGCCATTGCTTGATAAGATTCCAAAGTGTTAGAAAGTTAATTAGGAGCCAGGAAGGAGGAGTGCCTATTCGAGTGTATAAATACAGATATTCCTTGGAATGATTAAATCCGTTACGTTTTCAAAGACAAAATTAAACTGGAAGTGGATGAGGTAATGCAATGCGTCATGCCTCTCGTGTTGTTGTCATGGACAGGCTCACAGCAAGAAACTGGCCATTGAAAGTGCTGCGGGCACACATGACTAGTCTGATGAAGTTGAGCACCGCTTCTATTCAGGCATGTACATATTGCTTACATATTGGTTGACGTTAGAAGAAACAAAGCCAAAAATGGTTAAATTAATATTGTGAaaacaagaaacaaaacttTGAACAAAGGCAGCTTATAATATTTAGAGCGTGGATCATTCGGTTTAGACCAAGCAAAAATTTATTCCCTTACTTTCAGCTTCTGAAGCATTGGATTGGATTGGATTGGAGTGCAAGTGCAGTGCAGCCTATATATGTCATCAACacaacatttttcaacatttgtCCGACCCCTTGTGTGATGTATCACCTTCTTTGAGTTGAAACGTCTATTACATAGGCTTCCTTATTTAACCACGTGTCAGTTAAATCACTGTTCACGTTTTTTAATCTCCCAACGAATCTTCGCAGAAGAGTTAGTCAAACCACGGTTGTCCATGAATCAAATTGAAATCTCTTTCACCCATGAGTCACTCAACGCACATTTTCAAGCTAGGAGTTTCAGACCTCTGTCATTCATGCCCAGGCTTTAACAAAAGGGTTTGAAATCTCTGGTTTTGCTTGCTAAGTCCATTGCATAAGTAAAAAGAAGACCCAAGGGGCTTTCTCATTCTATGTGAGCTAGGACAATGGCCACGTTTTCAATCTCTCAGCCCATGTGAGTCAAACTTTGCAAAAGAAATATCAAGAGCCATGAACCATCAAACTCAAATCTCTTTTGCCCATGAGTCAGTGAAGCCACCTTTTGAACCTAGAAGTTTTAGACCGTCAAATGACGCAACGGTTTGAAATCTTTGGCATGGCTTCTGAAATGTGAGTAACAAAAAGTTGCACTCCACCGCGTTGAGGTGGGTACCTTTCTCTAGTTATATTAAATGGAAGCTTTCAATTGTCAATTatctattaatatttaaagaaaattacagaatataaaaatatttgaataaataataaaaataacaattaattgaataaaatgaataatgacTTACCAAAATGATTGGAAGATCTTAAAATTGCTTTCACAAAGTTGATTCAttctaaataattataaaagcataagataaaaaatggtaattaaaattgaagataattttttaaaaaatttcatcatcaaaattaaaaaaattttaataagtgtAATTAATATTCGttttattttgactttcaaaaaatattcattttattttaataattttattatataaattatgtcGCTTATCAAtaattacttttaatatattatattttttcaatataaattttatttcgTTATTAGAGCcatttaattaacaaaatatgattatttCAACATTAACATATATTAagatattaaaaatcaaatgttttcaaaaagttatttaaataaaaaattttgcttaGTAAGACatgagaaaatattttaaaaatatatttttttaaataattattttcaatttattattattattattataataatttttttaaatttaaatttaaaattatttattattattattattaaatttaaaattatttttaatgaaaagttcaACACCCACGTTCACCCACCACTCTAGTCATATTAACAATAACAATAGGTGAAAGCTGGGTAGAGGGAGGGTTGCCGTGTGGCACCCTCCCAACTCAattgcatttttatttttttgcttaaaaaaacccaaaagttttattttaaaataaggTACGAGTCCTATCACGCTAGCTGCATCCAGTTCAAAATATTATGTAATCCAAAGAGAAACCCAACACCATAGATGcccttctcttcttttacAAGTTACCACTTGAAATGGATGAGCCACCAAGTATCATCTCCTCTAATGTTCAAGGACAAATTAATTATGTAGAGGGTAAGGTAATATGCTGTTCAGGAAGTAGTAAGAATGGTATTGAGAGAGAACAAAAGAATACCAAAGGCCAAAGGCAGCCTCAAGTCCGTCCCAGAGACATTATCATTAGATAGTATTTTAACAATAGTTACAGGACATCTATTCTGGCAATTCAAAGAATATGGTACTATTCAGAAGATATTCGGACAAACTGGCAAACTGGAGAAGGAATACAATAGCTGACTCAAACCCGTAAAGAGAATTGTGTCTAATCTAATGTGCTATATTTAAAAGACCAGATTCTTTCCCCACCACATGGCAGTCAACAAAAACAAGGAACATTACATCTTTGCGGTTTAGCAAAAGTCAACCCTGGCATTTGCAAGGAACTGAACTACCCCCACGGTGTAGATGGCCAACGGTTACCTCTAATTATGACAACTTTGTACATAAAAATACAGATGCCCACACGGCTTCCATCAAAACATCGATGAACCCCAAAAGGTTTCCGTCACAAAAGATCTAAGAGGAGAAGCAGTAATCAGCCACCCATTGTACAAGGCCAATGCAGAAGCTGATCAATTAGTGACTCAATTCAGGAAGACCACAGTCACGTTAAAGAAAAAGTCATGCTTCTCCGATTTAGTCATGGGAGAAATACAGCAGAAGCAGTTGCACTGTTATTGGTTTCCTTACAGTGGACTACTCAGGTAGAGAACCATTATTAAGAAACTCCTGTTTTAGTTGCTCCAAATCATAGATCTTGTCATTCATACCTTCCTTTCTATATGCCTCCACCATGATGGAGAAGGTCATTGAATTTGGTTGGCATTGCTTATCTTTCATCCGTTTAAAAACTCCCTCCATCTCCATTAAATCCTCTGCCTTTGCACATGCAGATAACACAGCATTATAAAATGAGGTATTTTCAGGTATCTCAAGCTTGGCTGCCAACTGTACGCTGCTAATAACTTTATGAAAGAGACCAGCATTGGCATATCCATTGATAAGGCAGCAAAAGGTCTTGGTGTCTGCTTTCATCCCTTCAGCCCGCATTTGATCAAATGTGTATTCCATGTGTTTTGCGTCCCCCACATCAGCAAATGCCTCAATGACATTGTTGTAAGTAGAGGTTGTCCACGGAAATTGAAGCTTACGCATGTATTCCATCACAGATGACATTTTATCATACATTCTTTTCTTCCCATAAGCACCAATCAAGATATTGAAAGTGCGTGTTTCTGGCTCAATTCCAAAATTACGGAATTTCTCATACCATCTCTCCATCATATCAATCTGACCTTTGTTACCAAACACACTGAGGATGATGTTCATTGTCCATACATCAGGTTTGCTTGCAGAGCTCTCCAACATGCCAGATAGCACTTTCTCCATCTGCTCAAATTTCCCCGCCTTGCCATATCCACTTAACACTATGTTCTGGGTAACTGTATTTGGAGTTATCAACCGCTCCTCCATTTCCCCATACAGTGATTCAACTAAGTCAAACCGCGAGGCATCAACACAAGCCTTAATTAAGGTACTGTACGTAAAAACATCAGGCTGGCAACAAGGGAGGGTTTTCATTTGGTTAAGAGTTGCAAAGGCATCGTCAATGAGATTGTTTCGACAATAAGCTGCGAGTAATGCTGTGAAAAGCTCGGGAGTAGGTTCACATCCTTCTTGAACCATATCGTGAAAAAGCTGACGGGCACGGTGGGGTTGTCCGGATTTTCCAAGAAGAACAAGTAGTTTCATATAGGTGCCTTCTTTTGGTTGGTAAAAGGGTTGATCTCTTAGCATCTCAAACACCTGAATATTCAAATTGGCCACGGTCACACAAGAAGAAAGCAATCATACTCACTTGTTTAATTTCAGAAAAAAGAATCCTACGACAGCCAAAGGGAACTGTTTTTATCCCCAAAAGTCTAAACTTTTCAAATGTTAGTAAGGGGCTTGACTTTTCTACCAGCATGGGTAAGCAAGACCAAAAAATTAGCATCTGTAAACTAATAAGAATCAATTCGAAAAGTTGTAAGACATTGTTATGTTAGAATTTGAACACCCAGAGGTaggaaatgaagaagaagaagaagagaagcaGAGAGTGACCTGGAGAGCTTGAAGCCACTGCTTCTTGAGGATGCAGTCGGACAAGGTTTCCGTGACGGTGCAGACCCAGGCTTTGGCGTTGTTCTTGCGGTCGAGTTTCTTCTTGAGATTCTTGAGGGGGGTTTTCTTGGAAGACCCAGGCGTAAAAGTGTGTGATACTGATAGGCCAGGGTATTCTCCTTCCTTCCAGTGCCTCTGCCTCTTCTTGTCAGAAACAGAAGACGGAACAGCAGCGACTGCACATGGAAAAAGCGGAGGATTGGGCTTGCTCTTGTTCTTGGAGTCGGATTCTGGACGTGGGCGTGGGAGAGGAGAGGAAAGCagagaagaagagaaggaAAGGGGCATTGACATTGATGGTGCCATGCTTTATCACTTATCACCAGGGGCTGGGGATGACTGATATTTTGAGACACGGAGAGAGAGCTGAGGACCGGAATCTAATTATTAGGGGAAAAAAACATGAATCAGCTTTGAATTGATGAAACCTGCCGCTAAGCCTGGAAAAAGGATGCAACTAGTTGCCAGTGAAGCCGATCTTCGCAGTTGAGTTGAGTTGAGTTGAGTTGGCCAAAATATCTTTTCCTCTTTTAACTGCTTGGTAGTATGGGACTGTtcatttatcttttcttttacaGGAAATATAGGACTACCCATTTTCTCAACGTTTTGATTCTTTCCTTCGTGTTTGTAGCATTTTAACAGATACGAGGATTACGGGTATAATAACGGCCCAAACTTGATTTCATCATATTTGCTTCTTtctagaaaaaagaaaagaaaaacttgcCCCATGAAATAGCAGCTCAGAAGACACTTCACCCGAGAAAGAAGCCGAAGCAATGAAGCAATGAACTTCCTTAAATATTTCAGAAATCCTAGTCCGTAGGGGGACTGGGGGAGTGTCGACAAATTCACCATTTGGGAGAAAACAGGGGTGATTACTTGATCAATAGAATACACCTACATAGTTGGAACTTTTCCTATACGTCTATAATTGAAGTGAACTATCATAAATACATTTATGGTGTATTTTCCACTTATCTATATCCTTAAAGTTCCGCGGTGCTTCTGGAATAAAAGATAAAGACTGCCAACTTGTTCCAGCCCGTAGCTAGAAACTACCTTAGCTAGACCCATACTTCAGCAATTCCCACCTGAATGGTCGGAATACATAAAGAACTTCGGGTGAGCTTTTGAAAAGCAGGGCCACGCACACACAGACAGCAGCAATTGCCACCATCGAGAGCATTGCTGGCCTGTATACCAGGGATGTTCTGCTGTTTCCATAAGTCAGCTTCTGTTCACATGCCCTGCAACGCTGGTGCCTTGCTTTCATCTTAATCTTTTCCGTCTCCAGACTGGCTGCTTTTGCCACTCTGGTCCCATCTGATAGTTTCTGCTTGGAATTGCAGTCTAACCGGGTTCCGGAGATATCCAGCACCACATGTCCACATTCCGAtcttttgttgatttttctctGAACCAGGTGGATGTAGGAGTAGTGACCCCGAAGGCATGCATAATCATTAGGTGTCAGACCTGTGCTGTCTCGGGCACTTTTCCAGGCTTCAACTGCCACCTGGACAAGGCACACACCCAGATCAGCAGCAGAAGAGGAGCCCAAAGGGAGTGACTTAAGATAATATCACACCAGATATTGCTGAATCTTTAccccaagaaaataaaaaatattttgtttagaaAATCCAATGAAAGtgtttgagagagagagagggactGCAAAGATATAGATCAGCAGTTCAAGCTCAGTGAGCCATCTAGAAATCAAGTAAGATCATAAATCACTGAGCTACAAAGCGAATGCAGAGGGGCACACATCGATCATGAATTAAACTCAACAGCATGCTTTCCAATAACAACATAAAgcattatatattaaaaatatgcaGAGAGACATGAAGAGATACCAATCCAGGATCATCAGTTAATGCATCTAAGACATTCTCAGAGCCTTCCTTACTAGCTGCCACGTGAAGAGGAGTCAACCCAGCAGGCCCGGCAACATTTGGTTTAAAGATGAATCCATTGTAGTTTACATCCACCAGTGGCTTCTGCTCAGATCCTGGCTTATCCAATACTTTATCTGGGACATATCTTAATAGTAATTCTACCATGGGCCTGCAATTTCTTCGGACAGCCCTGTGGAGCAGACACATATCCAACAAAGCATACTCAATAGAACCATGGTCCCCCAAATCAACTGTTCCATCAAAGAGAATGCCCAGAAGTTTCTTCACTACGGCACACCACTCATGGTCCATGGAGAATTCCATAAGCCACTCGAACCTTCTGAAAGGGAAGAGATTTGAATTGGGGTTCACGTGACCCAGCCTCCAATGCAAGTGATTTCTGTGAAGAAGCCATCCCATTTCATGTATAAAATCCAGTGCTTGATTCTTGGATTCCATTTTCTCAGCATTTTTATTGATGTCAACAGTAGGTACAACTGTCTCTATCACACCCTCCAGAGTACAGATCTCAGAACACACTTCTTGCTCTGCAACTATAAATGGAAAAAAGGTGCTGCTAAGTCCATGGTCTTCAACCTGATAGAATCACATGACCAAAATCCTTGTATTAGAGTGGGAGGGGAAAGAACACTCCATCCATGCGtgaaacaaacaaaattttggCAATTCTCTATTCATTTGtgtctttcttttattttaatcatcCAAGATTTGGTCTCAACTAGCACTTAATGGATGTCATTTTAATGATCTTTTCCAAGTCACGGACCTGATTGcctaatttaaaatcatatgaTAGTATGCCAACAAGATGGTATGCCTATTTGGTAACAACATTTCACTGAAAATGAGACATTAAGGCTCCATAGATCTTAATTATAGGACTAATTAAGGATAACCACCTTTATATAGTATAG is drawn from Theobroma cacao cultivar B97-61/B2 chromosome 4, Criollo_cocoa_genome_V2, whole genome shotgun sequence and contains these coding sequences:
- the LOC18603758 gene encoding pentatricopeptide repeat-containing protein At3g06430, chloroplastic, translated to MAPSMSMPLSFSSSLLSSPLPRPRPESDSKNKSKPNPPLFPCAVAAVPSSVSDKKRQRHWKEGEYPGLSVSHTFTPGSSKKTPLKNLKKKLDRKNNAKAWVCTVTETLSDCILKKQWLQALQVFEMLRDQPFYQPKEGTYMKLLVLLGKSGQPHRARQLFHDMVQEGCEPTPELFTALLAAYCRNNLIDDAFATLNQMKTLPCCQPDVFTYSTLIKACVDASRFDLVESLYGEMEERLITPNTVTQNIVLSGYGKAGKFEQMEKVLSGMLESSASKPDVWTMNIILSVFGNKGQIDMMERWYEKFRNFGIEPETRTFNILIGAYGKKRMYDKMSSVMEYMRKLQFPWTTSTYNNVIEAFADVGDAKHMEYTFDQMRAEGMKADTKTFCCLINGYANAGLFHKVISSVQLAAKLEIPENTSFYNAVLSACAKAEDLMEMEGVFKRMKDKQCQPNSMTFSIMVEAYRKEGMNDKIYDLEQLKQEFLNNGSLPE